The DNA window CTAACTCCTCCGCCGGCGGCTGTCCCACATCCCCCCCCACCACCTCTTTATTACCTCCCAGCCCTGTAACCCTGACCttcccacccactttcccatcccCTGATCCCCCCATCCCACTCACGCCTTTCCCAGCCCACAGGTCTCCCAAGCTGCTTGCCCCCCCACTCTCAACCACTGACCTTCCCCCTTCCACATCACCTGTTCCGGCATCTGCCCCCTTTTTGTGTCTCACCCCCCCTTTCCCTTCACTTGCTGATGCTACTGATCCCCCCCCACGGTGTCCTCAGTGATCATGCCCCCCCTCTCACCCCCTTCCAACCTGCGTACCACCTCCTTTAAGCAACCCAGTATTCCCTGAACCCCCCCCCCTAACAACCCCTGTTCATCAAACCCCCTCCACCATCCCTCCTCCGCATGGTGGCctcccccgccccccccccaccctaGAACCATCCAACCCCCAACCCCAAGGGACCCCCACATGTCCTACCTTGCCGCCCCGCTGCCAGGGGTCCTGCGGCCGCCATTTCGGGGTCCTGCACCACCTCCGGTACCTGGCCTGCAGCTTCGTCCTCACCCAATGAGGAcacttctccctccgatctcggGTCTTCCGGAATCGAAGCCGGGCCTACGTCACTTCCTGGGGAACCCGATGACGTGGCCTGGCTCCACCCCGCGTCACTTCCGGTTGCCTTCCGACCACGTGGAACAGCTTCgggcgccatcttcttcctcctctcaCCGTCCCAGGAGCCTTCACTACCATGGGGCCTTCCTCGATCCTCCGATCCACCAGGTAAAGGGACATTCCAGGCCGCGTTCTGGCCCAAACCCGCCGCCACCACCTTCCGCCGGGCTCCCGCATTACGCGAGGCCCGGCTTCCGGCGAGGCCCTCCACCGACGCTCCGGCAACCCAGGCGAACGGTGGCTGCGCTCCGTTACAGCCGCAGCCCCTTTCATGGAAGCCGCTTGTCGGGGCCTCGCAAAACACGAGGCCCCTGCTTCAGGTGCAGCCTCCCCTGACAAGGCCGCACCTGACCTCAAACGGGGGCTGTGGCCCCTGGCGCCCACAGCCCCCCCCGCCGCCTGCACATAACTGGGACCTCACACTGCCGGAGGTCCCAGGCCTCAGCAAAGCCTCCCCCACTGAGGCTTCAGTATTTTTTCACaaggggctgcgctccctgccagccACAGCACCCCCTCAAATCCGCCtgtgaaggggattcctccctgactTGGTGCTGCCCTGGGCAGATCTGCGCCCGGCAGCCCGGCCAGGAGGGTCCCTGGAGGGGCTCCCAGAATGGCGCTGAGTTCTATTAAAGGGTTCGGGACTCAGGCGCACCGGGGGCCTAATCCTCCGCGGCCGTAACCCTTCTAATCTATCTTGTGAGGGACCCCCTACTGCGCCCCCCACAGCTTCTGCAACCCTAGcctgcagccaagcttcaccatGTGAAGCCGCCTCAACCCTAAGCTGACTCAATAATGCGTCAAAAGACTCCATTAATCCTACCTGCTTCCACCctcaattttcttcttgtaaaaactgtgacgacTTCCGACACAGCCCCCTTTTTTCTGTATCTTATCTCCACCCCCCTTTCCTCACTTTCCTATCTCTTTCTGCTCCTCCCAATGCATCTTTCAAATTTTtacttctctctctcctttccctctaactcccccccccttctcctttcgctgggcagccccttacactcctgtcatgaaggccctgctcttAGTTGCTATGGGCCTTTCTTGTGTTGTGCTACGTTAAAAagttcattcaaaataaatgggctgAAATGCACctcaacttttaaaaatgtggtgcAGGTTGTATTTTTTGCAGTGTACATTGTTCTGTGCTGTGttgctagtgtttttttttttaaataacacatgggtttaaaaaaaaaatagaacctcAGTACACCAGTGAATATAATGTGCACGAATGCAATGGGTCCACAGGGAAATATTGCTGactagatcactcagcttctgGGGCCATCCAGGCAGTGAGTACTCCTTTTTTAGATTGTGTACAGTGCACGCAAGGACCTAGCCAGGAACATTTTGACAAGTAGATCAGGGACAAGCCTGTTAGGTAGTGTTGAGAGAAGTTTAATGTCATCAAAGAGCAGCCCAGGTGTACACTGACAATATAGATTTATCATCCTGAGTTCAGAACATGTGATCATTATACCAGTCAATTATAGTGATCacttaaaatgtgtttacaagcaAACCTGCCAGCTTTAACTATCACTATTTCTGGAAGAAGGAGCAATGGCACATAAAGCTGGCTCATTGTCACTGGACAATAgggtgtttttaaaataaatgtataaaagtaaagaaaatgaaaagtggttgtgtaaaataacaataaagggGGGAGAAGAGTAGCAAGTCATATATGCTTCAGTGCTGGGCAAATGCAATATTAGGAGCAACATTAAATGACATGCTCTGCTGGACAGGGCTGTGCAGTGAGGGAGAGCTAAGTAAATCCCATGACCAGATGGCAGATACAGTTATTTAGAATAATagtaatgtgtttaaaaagtgaataaagcctGAAATccttagcttttatttccatacacagaGATGCATttggaacactgcacattctattccaaatcaaaatatgaagaaacatttatcaaattGATGTTATTCCTTTTCAGAATGGAATAATAGTAAAATTAAGGCTGTTCAAAATAACAGCGTGGGGTTCAATTTAGTCATGCATTCTGTGAAAATACAGGTGTCAATTTCAGTTCTTATTTAAGGAAGGCATCAAATGTTGTACATGTACTTGTTATGGAGCATTTCTCCCTGAAAATCTAGGTAAAATAAtcattccagacattgttcagaagaacagtaTACTTTGATTATAAAGTTGGAGATTGGAAAagggaaaacatataaagaagtgcagaaaatgatggAGTGCTCAGCttaaatgatctcaaatgctctAAAATGGAACCAAAACCTGGAAGAATAGCCAAAAGACAATTAAGGTCTAAAGTTACATGTAAGTACTGTTACAATTGGGAGACACCTATGTGAAGCCCCTGCAAAATCCCAATgttaaattgtcaaaaaaaaagacatgctgaagaggttacagtttgtCACATTGAACACAAAGAACATGTGTCAAagaacacattgcccctgattcatcaagcagaatcggattatcggtcgcgcattcgtattagcgatccggaatcgtacgcggtcgcgctattcagcaacggaaaaagctcgcgcacggagctgcgcttatccgacagcttttcaCAGTACTctgtgaagacagtgaagcataGTGGTGCAAGCATCATGATGAGGGAATATTTCTCTGCATAATGTTGGGCCCATTTATTGCATACAAGGGATCATGGATTAGTTGGAATTTATCAAAATACTTGAGGAAGTCACGTTGCATTATGACAAAAAGGTAATTCCAATAAAATAGGTGTTTAAACAAGACAACAATACCAGTAAATAATTAACATCTTGATTCCTGACCAACAAGATCAATGTTAATGCTGTTTTGGAGGCAAAACCAAGAGATGCAGAAGAAATGTGGAATGTAGTTCATTCATCCTGGGCaggaatacctgttcacaggtgaCAGAAGTTGGTGGACTTCATGCAACACAAATGTGCAGAAGTTCTCAGAAACAaaggttatacaactaaatatcaGTTCAGTGTTTGAAAGTAAAGTCGAAAAACGATAGGATTTTGAGCTTTGTTCACTTATTTAAACATACTGTTATTATTCTGGGTACAACTGTATATAACTCCtatggcaggtaaaacaacttcTCTTTATATGTAGTTCATCtttgtattcagctgtttgccctGACTTCAGCTTTATTTTGTAACTCTCCATGCTGATATCTCAATGTCTTAAACCAAGGTTTGTCTTTTATTGCAGGTGGCCCTCTAACCTGGCCAAGTACATGGTTCGAATATGTATTCCACTGAAATATAGCTCAAAACCTGGCTCCACTTTCTGTGGTGATTTAAAGTGCTCTGTGTGCCCCTACATTGAGAGCACTACTACATTTAccggcaaaaataaaaacaaagtctaTAAAATAAGCGGAATCTTGAATTGTACTACAAAAAATGTCATCTACCTGATCACATGCAAGAAATGTGAGCAGCAATATGTAGGACAAACCACtcgaatggtaaaaaaaaggtttactgtCCATCTATCTGGTATAAGGAgtcaaaaagaaagtaaaaatgagTCATTCCTTGCTAATCATTTCAAATCAGAGGGCCACTCTGAACATGACATTGCTTTGGTTGTGATTCAACAAGTGTCCAATGCCCGCAGTCTCATGGAAAGGGAGAAATACTGGATTCGAGAGCTTGACACCCTTATACCAGAAGGATTGAATGCTACACTCTAATTTTTTCCTGATGCTATAACCTAATGTAaggcttttttttgtcattgcttGAGATATTACAACTTTAAAAGGAACCTATAATTAGGCTTAGCAAAAAGGGAAGGGTTAAATACCTGGGGGTCGGGTAGTATATCAAGtataaaatagcaatatattttacaggCAAGGGCCATtgctttttctgcttctttaaggggtctatgtataaagcagtgaaactgacattcaccTAAACATTTCCCGATGATGAATCAACTACTGTCAATGAAACAAGTAGACATGaaagattctgcaccagggaatgtttaggtgaaatattattgttaacttgtacttatatagcactatatatatatatatatatatattgtgcagttCTTTACATATTGTCATATCAGTTACTGTCACTCAAatgggttcacaatctaatgtccataccatagtaaTATATCATTAACTTAGTTTAAAGACAATTTTGAAGGAAAACAAGTTAACTGCATGACCTAGTACTGCAAaagccagggtgctaaccaccgagccaactttactgctttctaaatagCCCACCAAGAGTTATTTTCTCATGTTATGGacaatcataatatatattatggatAATCAATGCTGGTATATGCAAAATATCTAATTTTGGTTGGGCTTTGAGAACTTTTTAATTTTCACTAAATCCTAATAAATGATTTcaatatttgcattgtatttatgactaatattcattattattttttgttttcgaGAACATcatgatatattataaaatgctaaGAAAACCAAGTATCTTTAATTCCAGCTccattaggctgggtctacatggatgtttttttagaaacgcatgtaaacattcctgttgcatttatgtgtttttatgcacttttattagtatttaaaagcttgcttttaaaatactggaaaatgcctatgcattgttttctctctttttcctgcGTTTTTATTGCGtttaaactaatttgcatattaagtgctcaaaaacgtTGGAAAATGCAAGAAAACCTCGCTTTGAAatccagcgttaacccagcgttttaatttttaatcatgCGACGTTTAAGACAAATGTTATGAACGTGCTCAATTATAAATACCAAAGGTTTTTtccacaatattgtttttttttttacctcaccCAAATTCTTTTGAGTTTACCAGGAGACACAGCCCTTAATTGTATATCAGTCATTGTCAGTGGATTAGCATGTGCCATTATCAGGAATAGCAAAATAAGAATGGCAATGATTATAAGTCAAGGTGAGCATGGAAAGGGCATTTTACACAATAAGCAGTACAAGGTTTCCCTGCCTTGCCAGCTGGCCTGCAAAactgaggctgatttattaaagcttcccaaggctgtagaggatacactttcatcagtgaagctgggtcatccagcaaacctggaatggatttcttaaatgtgatttgctgttagttggaaaatgttttcagtcctggaccagatctatttcaggtttgctagatcacccagctttactgatgaaagtgtatcctctacagccttggagaggtttaaaaaatcaagcccaatgtctctACTACCTATGCATACAATTGCAAATATATTCAGAAACTATACTGACATGGCTTCCATCAAATATTTGCAAGTGTATGCAACTAAATCCTATTTTCAAAACAGTGCTTTTTTGCAGGCTGGCTGGTAAGCATATtgggaaatgtattatttacagaaCTAGGACACAAACACAAGAAACTAATGGTATGGCTTCACCTAGTGGCCACTCCCTATCATTGCCAGAGAGAACCAGTGGAACAATTGGGATAAATAGTaactatggaaaaaaaactggGCAATAGAGCAAACTAATCATAAGAAGGGTAAGGGCTgtcaaaagaaaatgcattttacagcGAGTGCAATGAATTTGTATTTTCTCCATTGTTCACTGAAAGACACCACACCCATGACGTAGATCATTCGGAACCAGTGGAACATCTAGAAGCAGGTAGGGTGGGCAATACACCAACAAAGTTAAGTCTAAATTTAGTAAAAGCAGGACTAGtttacagcttaaaaaaactgtaaaagtatagctttatggcaaaaaaacaaagaagaaaaatatactgCTCTAGTATAGAATGAATGGACAAAGGAAATTGTAAACAGCTTCAGTCCATTTCAGAGCGGGACCGTACTAGCCACTggtctttaaagcaaaactgcaagcaggtagatttttttttattgcagcataaACAGGTAATGTGGAGACTTATCCAGgatctcaacatttttttaaagaaatcttctTTTAAAACCCTCCTTTAGCCTTTAAAATTGCCACTGACCCCCACAAGCAGGTCAGCCTGAGTGGGAGTCTTAATAGGCTGGGTTTGAAAAGATAGCCTTTTGTGCAGcaattatttaaagtgtaccagACTGAACAAAATGTGAAGAGAGATGCTGTTCCAAGTCCAACAACTTTCTGTTGGTAGAGTTGGCATTACTCTTTATTCCACGGGCAGGGCAACTTTCTAGTGTAGTTAGTACATTTCTTTTAGGTTTCTGCCAAAGCTTGGTCCTGGGTCCATTACCTGTGAAATGGAGTACAAATGGAGGTACAAGCAATGTTGCTCAGGCaccaaatacaaaaaagctgaCACACTTCTCCGTGCAGTGAAGACATATCTAGAACTATCCAGATCCAGAAGTATGGTGTTGTCCCCAGATGGAACTATAAGTAAGACCCATGCACACATGTAAACTAAGGTATCTGGTAAACCTAATCAATCCCCACAGAAGCATCACCAAGCAGAGGCTTGGGTAAGGTATCCCAACCCTCACTCCGGCAAAACCAGC is part of the Pyxicephalus adspersus chromosome 3, UCB_Pads_2.0, whole genome shotgun sequence genome and encodes:
- the LOC140327170 gene encoding uncharacterized protein (The sequence of the model RefSeq protein was modified relative to this genomic sequence to represent the inferred CDS: added 191 bases not found in genome assembly); the protein is MNTVLFGHLDDEIFPVLKDLTENIQHVVDDYKEKAIALFTEELRNRKKIESAVLAKHIECPLRWFLGKTRTSFNENTLKKNFEGLFKDNMKKYVLEPVFRGGIKNTKCKMVTYIHQVSDELQRSFLKDTISLYKEKWPSNLAKYMVRICIPLKYSSKPGSTFCGDLKCSVCPYIESTTTFTGKNKNKVYKISGILNCTTKNVIYLITCKKCEQQYVGQTTRMVKKRFTVHLSGIRSQKESKNESFLANHFKSEGHSEHDIALVVIQQVSNARSLMEREKYWIRELDTLIPEGLNATL